A region of Chelonoidis abingdonii isolate Lonesome George chromosome 8, CheloAbing_2.0, whole genome shotgun sequence DNA encodes the following proteins:
- the SLC2A2 gene encoding solute carrier family 2, facilitated glucose transporter member 2 isoform X1: MEKTSKMQEEKHLTGTLILSVFTAVLGFFQYGYSLGVINAPQRVIEAHYGRVLGIAPIDRSAIDYPDTNGSMFFPDLEELDVGKSTLTLYWSLSVSIFAIGGMISSFTVGWVGDKLGRVKAMLAVNVLSIIGNLLMGLAKFGPSHILIIAGRAITGLYCGLSSGLVPMYVGEISPTALRGALGTLHQLAIVTGILLSQVLGLDFLLGNDDMWPLLLGLSGAAALLQFFLLLLCPESPRYLYIKLGKVEEAKKSLKRLRGDCDPTKEITEMEKEKQEAASEKRVSIRKLFSSSSYRQPVIVALMVQISQQFSGINAVNLLHSTNIFVRAGVDQPVYATIGLGVPNILNEFLQVFLVEKTGRRSLFIAGLIGMLASAVAMTVGLVLLGTFAWMSYMSMVAIFLFVIFFEVGPGPIPWFIVAELFSQGPRPAAIAIAGFCNWTCNFIIGMCFQYIADLCGPYVFTIFAVLLLGFILFAHFKVPETKGKSFEEISAAFRRKRRSAIKGHKAATELEDLRGSEEA, from the exons ATGGAGAAGACTAGTAAAATGcaagaagaaaag CACCTCACAGGAACCTTGATTCTCTCTGTCTTCACTGCGGTGCTTGGCTTCTTCCAGTATGGATACAGCCTTGGTGTCATCAATGCTCCTCAAAGG GTAATAGAGGCCCATTATGGCCGTGTGCTGGGCATTGCCCCTATTGACAGAAGTGCCATCGATTACCCAGACACGAATGGAAGCATGTTCTTCCCAGATCTAGAAGAATTGGATGTAGGCAAGAGTACGCTCACTCTGTACTGGTCCCTGTCTGTTTCCATTTTTGCCATTGGTGGAATGATTTCCTCTTTCACTGTTGGATGGGTTGGAGACAAGCTAGGCAG AGTGAAAGCCATGCTGGCCGTGAATGTTCTTTCTATCATTGGAAATCTCCTCATGGGGctggcaaaatttggcccatctCACATCCTTATTATAGCTGGGAGAGCAATCACAGGGCTGTATTGTG GGCTATCGTCAGGACTTGTTCCAATGTATGTTGGTGAGATATCACCTACAGCCCTTCGAGGAGCCCTGGGAACGTTGCACCAGCTTGCTATAGTCACAGGTATTCTCCTTAGCCAG GTCCTTGGACTAGACTTTCTGCTCGGCAATGATGACATGTGGCCTCTGCTTCTTGGTCTATCTGGTGCTGCTGCTCTTCTTCAGTTTTTCCTGCTCTTATTGTGTCCAGAAAGCCCTCGGTATCTCTACATTAAACTAGGAAAGGTGGAGGAAGCTAAAAAAA GCTTGAAAAGGCTCAGAGGAGACTGTGACCCCACGAAAGAGATCACCGAGATGGAAAAGGAGAAACAAGAAGCTGCCAGTGAAAAGAGAGTCTCCATCAGGAAGCTTTTCAGCTCTTCCAGTTACAGGCAGCCAGTCATTGTGGCACTGATGGTTCAAATATCTCAGCAGTTTTCAGGAATCAATGCAGTGA ATCTTTTACACtctacaaatatttttgtaagaGCGGGAGTTGATCAACCAGTCTATGCAACCATTGGTTTG GGAGTT CCTAATATACTTAATGAATTTCTACAGGTCTTCCTTGTGGAGAAAACAGGGAGACGGTCCCTGTTTATTGCTGGTTTGATTGGTATGCTGGCAAGTGCCGTAGCTATGACAGTTGGACTTGTACTcctg GGCACTTTTGCTTGGATGAGCTACATGAGCATGGTCGCCATTTTTCTCTTCGTAATTTTCTTTGAAGTCGGACCTGGCCCAATCCCCTGGTTTATAGTTGCTGAACTGTTCAGTCAAGGGCCCCGCCCCGCTGCCATAGCCATAGCTGGATTCTGCAACTGGACCTGCAACTTCATCATTGGAATGTGTTTCCAGTATATTGCA GATCTGTGTGGCCCTTACGTGTTCACGATCTTCGCCGTTCTGCTCTTAGGCTTCATTTTATTTGCACACTTTAAAGTAccagaaacaaaaggaaagtcTTTTGAAGAGATTTCAGCTGCCTTCCGCCGCAAAAGGCGCTCAGCCATAAAAGGACACAAAGCTGCTACTGAACTGGAGGATTTGCGAGGCAGCGAGGAGGCATAA
- the SLC2A2 gene encoding solute carrier family 2, facilitated glucose transporter member 2 isoform X2, whose product MQEEKHLTGTLILSVFTAVLGFFQYGYSLGVINAPQRVIEAHYGRVLGIAPIDRSAIDYPDTNGSMFFPDLEELDVGKSTLTLYWSLSVSIFAIGGMISSFTVGWVGDKLGRVKAMLAVNVLSIIGNLLMGLAKFGPSHILIIAGRAITGLYCGLSSGLVPMYVGEISPTALRGALGTLHQLAIVTGILLSQVLGLDFLLGNDDMWPLLLGLSGAAALLQFFLLLLCPESPRYLYIKLGKVEEAKKSLKRLRGDCDPTKEITEMEKEKQEAASEKRVSIRKLFSSSSYRQPVIVALMVQISQQFSGINAVNLLHSTNIFVRAGVDQPVYATIGLIKPNILNEFLQVFLVEKTGRRSLFIAGLIGMLASAVAMTVGLVLLGTFAWMSYMSMVAIFLFVIFFEVGPGPIPWFIVAELFSQGPRPAAIAIAGFCNWTCNFIIGMCFQYIADLCGPYVFTIFAVLLLGFILFAHFKVPETKGKSFEEISAAFRRKRRSAIKGHKAATELEDLRGSEEA is encoded by the exons ATGcaagaagaaaag CACCTCACAGGAACCTTGATTCTCTCTGTCTTCACTGCGGTGCTTGGCTTCTTCCAGTATGGATACAGCCTTGGTGTCATCAATGCTCCTCAAAGG GTAATAGAGGCCCATTATGGCCGTGTGCTGGGCATTGCCCCTATTGACAGAAGTGCCATCGATTACCCAGACACGAATGGAAGCATGTTCTTCCCAGATCTAGAAGAATTGGATGTAGGCAAGAGTACGCTCACTCTGTACTGGTCCCTGTCTGTTTCCATTTTTGCCATTGGTGGAATGATTTCCTCTTTCACTGTTGGATGGGTTGGAGACAAGCTAGGCAG AGTGAAAGCCATGCTGGCCGTGAATGTTCTTTCTATCATTGGAAATCTCCTCATGGGGctggcaaaatttggcccatctCACATCCTTATTATAGCTGGGAGAGCAATCACAGGGCTGTATTGTG GGCTATCGTCAGGACTTGTTCCAATGTATGTTGGTGAGATATCACCTACAGCCCTTCGAGGAGCCCTGGGAACGTTGCACCAGCTTGCTATAGTCACAGGTATTCTCCTTAGCCAG GTCCTTGGACTAGACTTTCTGCTCGGCAATGATGACATGTGGCCTCTGCTTCTTGGTCTATCTGGTGCTGCTGCTCTTCTTCAGTTTTTCCTGCTCTTATTGTGTCCAGAAAGCCCTCGGTATCTCTACATTAAACTAGGAAAGGTGGAGGAAGCTAAAAAAA GCTTGAAAAGGCTCAGAGGAGACTGTGACCCCACGAAAGAGATCACCGAGATGGAAAAGGAGAAACAAGAAGCTGCCAGTGAAAAGAGAGTCTCCATCAGGAAGCTTTTCAGCTCTTCCAGTTACAGGCAGCCAGTCATTGTGGCACTGATGGTTCAAATATCTCAGCAGTTTTCAGGAATCAATGCAGTGA ATCTTTTACACtctacaaatatttttgtaagaGCGGGAGTTGATCAACCAGTCTATGCAACCATTG GATTGATAAAGCCTAATATACTTAATGAATTTCTACAGGTCTTCCTTGTGGAGAAAACAGGGAGACGGTCCCTGTTTATTGCTGGTTTGATTGGTATGCTGGCAAGTGCCGTAGCTATGACAGTTGGACTTGTACTcctg GGCACTTTTGCTTGGATGAGCTACATGAGCATGGTCGCCATTTTTCTCTTCGTAATTTTCTTTGAAGTCGGACCTGGCCCAATCCCCTGGTTTATAGTTGCTGAACTGTTCAGTCAAGGGCCCCGCCCCGCTGCCATAGCCATAGCTGGATTCTGCAACTGGACCTGCAACTTCATCATTGGAATGTGTTTCCAGTATATTGCA GATCTGTGTGGCCCTTACGTGTTCACGATCTTCGCCGTTCTGCTCTTAGGCTTCATTTTATTTGCACACTTTAAAGTAccagaaacaaaaggaaagtcTTTTGAAGAGATTTCAGCTGCCTTCCGCCGCAAAAGGCGCTCAGCCATAAAAGGACACAAAGCTGCTACTGAACTGGAGGATTTGCGAGGCAGCGAGGAGGCATAA
- the SLC2A2 gene encoding solute carrier family 2, facilitated glucose transporter member 2 isoform X3 gives MQEEKHLTGTLILSVFTAVLGFFQYGYSLGVINAPQRVIEAHYGRVLGIAPIDRKELDVGKSTLTLYWSLSVSIFAIGGMISSFTVGWVGDKLGRVKAMLAVNVLSIIGNLLMGLAKFGPSHILIIAGRAITGLYCGLSSGLVPMYVGEISPTALRGALGTLHQLAIVTGILLSQVLGLDFLLGNDDMWPLLLGLSGAAALLQFFLLLLCPESPRYLYIKLGKVEEAKKSLKRLRGDCDPTKEITEMEKEKQEAASEKRVSIRKLFSSSSYRQPVIVALMVQISQQFSGINAVNLLHSTNIFVRAGVDQPVYATIGLIKPNILNEFLQVFLVEKTGRRSLFIAGLIGMLASAVAMTVGLVLLGTFAWMSYMSMVAIFLFVIFFEVGPGPIPWFIVAELFSQGPRPAAIAIAGFCNWTCNFIIGMCFQYIADLCGPYVFTIFAVLLLGFILFAHFKVPETKGKSFEEISAAFRRKRRSAIKGHKAATELEDLRGSEEA, from the exons ATGcaagaagaaaag CACCTCACAGGAACCTTGATTCTCTCTGTCTTCACTGCGGTGCTTGGCTTCTTCCAGTATGGATACAGCCTTGGTGTCATCAATGCTCCTCAAAGG GTAATAGAGGCCCATTATGGCCGTGTGCTGGGCATTGCCCCTATTGACAGAA AAGAATTGGATGTAGGCAAGAGTACGCTCACTCTGTACTGGTCCCTGTCTGTTTCCATTTTTGCCATTGGTGGAATGATTTCCTCTTTCACTGTTGGATGGGTTGGAGACAAGCTAGGCAG AGTGAAAGCCATGCTGGCCGTGAATGTTCTTTCTATCATTGGAAATCTCCTCATGGGGctggcaaaatttggcccatctCACATCCTTATTATAGCTGGGAGAGCAATCACAGGGCTGTATTGTG GGCTATCGTCAGGACTTGTTCCAATGTATGTTGGTGAGATATCACCTACAGCCCTTCGAGGAGCCCTGGGAACGTTGCACCAGCTTGCTATAGTCACAGGTATTCTCCTTAGCCAG GTCCTTGGACTAGACTTTCTGCTCGGCAATGATGACATGTGGCCTCTGCTTCTTGGTCTATCTGGTGCTGCTGCTCTTCTTCAGTTTTTCCTGCTCTTATTGTGTCCAGAAAGCCCTCGGTATCTCTACATTAAACTAGGAAAGGTGGAGGAAGCTAAAAAAA GCTTGAAAAGGCTCAGAGGAGACTGTGACCCCACGAAAGAGATCACCGAGATGGAAAAGGAGAAACAAGAAGCTGCCAGTGAAAAGAGAGTCTCCATCAGGAAGCTTTTCAGCTCTTCCAGTTACAGGCAGCCAGTCATTGTGGCACTGATGGTTCAAATATCTCAGCAGTTTTCAGGAATCAATGCAGTGA ATCTTTTACACtctacaaatatttttgtaagaGCGGGAGTTGATCAACCAGTCTATGCAACCATTG GATTGATAAAGCCTAATATACTTAATGAATTTCTACAGGTCTTCCTTGTGGAGAAAACAGGGAGACGGTCCCTGTTTATTGCTGGTTTGATTGGTATGCTGGCAAGTGCCGTAGCTATGACAGTTGGACTTGTACTcctg GGCACTTTTGCTTGGATGAGCTACATGAGCATGGTCGCCATTTTTCTCTTCGTAATTTTCTTTGAAGTCGGACCTGGCCCAATCCCCTGGTTTATAGTTGCTGAACTGTTCAGTCAAGGGCCCCGCCCCGCTGCCATAGCCATAGCTGGATTCTGCAACTGGACCTGCAACTTCATCATTGGAATGTGTTTCCAGTATATTGCA GATCTGTGTGGCCCTTACGTGTTCACGATCTTCGCCGTTCTGCTCTTAGGCTTCATTTTATTTGCACACTTTAAAGTAccagaaacaaaaggaaagtcTTTTGAAGAGATTTCAGCTGCCTTCCGCCGCAAAAGGCGCTCAGCCATAAAAGGACACAAAGCTGCTACTGAACTGGAGGATTTGCGAGGCAGCGAGGAGGCATAA